A single genomic interval of Staphylococcus hyicus harbors:
- the ald gene encoding alanine dehydrogenase, whose protein sequence is MKIGIPKEIKNNENRVGLSPSGVHALVEAGHSVLVEKSAGMGSFFEDADYVEAGAVIIENQAQVWDVDMVIKVKEPLKEEYGFFKEGLILFTYLHLANEPALTEALIEKKVIAIAYETVQLADRSLPLLTPMSEVAGRMSAQIGAQFLQKFNGGMGILLGGIPGVQKGKVTIIGGGQAGTNAARIALGLGADVTILDVNPKRLQQLEELFDGRVHTIMSNPLNIEEHVKASDLVIGAVLIPGAKAPKLVTEEMIKQMKAGSVVVDIAIDQGGIFETTDRITTHDDPIYIKHGVVHYAVANMPGAVPRTSTIGLNNATLPYALQIANKGYAQALTDNVPLSQGLNTFNGLVTNKAVAEAFGKTFTPVSEALK, encoded by the coding sequence ATGAAAATTGGTATTCCTAAGGAAATAAAAAATAATGAAAATCGAGTGGGGTTATCACCAAGTGGTGTCCATGCATTAGTTGAGGCTGGTCATTCAGTGCTCGTCGAAAAATCAGCAGGAATGGGGTCTTTTTTTGAAGATGCAGATTATGTAGAAGCTGGTGCAGTAATCATCGAAAATCAAGCGCAAGTTTGGGATGTAGATATGGTGATTAAAGTGAAAGAGCCTTTGAAAGAAGAATATGGTTTCTTTAAAGAAGGGCTTATTTTATTTACGTATTTACATTTAGCGAATGAACCAGCGCTTACTGAAGCACTCATCGAAAAGAAAGTGATAGCGATTGCTTATGAAACTGTACAATTAGCAGATCGTTCATTACCATTATTAACACCAATGAGCGAGGTTGCTGGACGCATGTCGGCTCAAATTGGTGCACAATTTTTACAAAAATTTAATGGTGGTATGGGTATTCTTTTAGGTGGTATTCCTGGTGTTCAAAAAGGGAAAGTAACCATAATTGGTGGTGGACAAGCAGGTACGAATGCAGCGCGCATTGCTTTAGGGCTTGGTGCAGACGTAACCATTTTGGATGTGAATCCAAAACGTTTACAGCAACTTGAAGAATTGTTTGATGGAAGAGTACATACAATTATGTCGAATCCTCTCAACATAGAAGAACATGTTAAAGCAAGTGATTTAGTGATTGGTGCGGTACTTATTCCAGGGGCAAAAGCACCAAAATTAGTAACGGAAGAAATGATTAAACAGATGAAAGCGGGTTCAGTAGTTGTAGATATCGCTATTGACCAAGGCGGCATTTTCGAAACAACGGATCGCATTACAACACATGATGATCCTATTTATATCAAACATGGCGTAGTACATTACGCAGTAGCGAATATGCCAGGTGCAGTACCACGTACATCAACGATTGGGTTGAACAATGCAACATTGCCATATGCATTACAAATTGCAAATAAGGGGTATGCACAAGCGCTAACTGATAACGTACCATTATCACAAGGTTTAAATACATTTAATGGCTTAGTGACAAATAAAGCTGTTGCCGAAGCGTTTGGCAAAACATTTACGCCAGTTTCGGAAGCGCTTAAATAA
- a CDS encoding M24 family metallopeptidase translates to MNQIEILLTQIKATHAEAAWITNPINIFYFTGYKSDPHERLFALLVKANGECVLFCPQLEVEEVKASPFNGKIIGYLDTENPYQKYKASIDTLLIEENHLTYRRFQELKSAFQVNEVKSLDPIIQKIRNVKTQDEIEILSKAAALADECMKIGEAFLKEGVTEREVVNHIENEIKAFGVHEMSFDTMVLFGDHAAAPHGTPGDRQLKNNEYVLFDLGVIYQNYCSDITRTIPFGQPSDEAKKVYDIVKHAEVAAINNIKPGVKISDIDKTARRIITDAGYGEYFPHRLGHGLGLEAHEYQDISETNDNLLEEGMVITIEPGIYVPGVVGVRIEDDILVTADGHRSLSSFKK, encoded by the coding sequence ATGAATCAAATTGAAATATTGCTAACACAAATCAAAGCAACTCATGCAGAAGCAGCGTGGATTACCAACCCAATCAACATTTTTTATTTCACCGGATATAAAAGTGACCCTCACGAGCGTCTTTTTGCATTATTAGTTAAAGCGAATGGTGAATGCGTCTTATTTTGCCCACAACTAGAAGTTGAAGAAGTAAAGGCTTCTCCTTTTAATGGTAAGATTATCGGATATTTAGATACTGAAAATCCGTATCAAAAATATAAGGCTTCAATTGATACCTTGTTAATTGAAGAAAACCACCTTACATATCGCCGTTTTCAAGAATTAAAATCAGCCTTTCAAGTTAATGAAGTGAAATCGCTTGACCCAATCATTCAAAAGATAAGAAATGTGAAAACACAAGATGAAATTGAGATTTTATCGAAGGCAGCAGCACTTGCAGATGAATGTATGAAAATAGGTGAAGCGTTTCTTAAAGAGGGTGTGACGGAAAGAGAAGTGGTCAACCATATTGAAAATGAAATCAAGGCGTTTGGTGTCCATGAAATGAGTTTTGATACGATGGTATTATTCGGAGACCATGCTGCAGCGCCACACGGCACACCCGGAGATCGCCAATTAAAAAACAATGAATATGTTTTATTTGACTTAGGTGTTATTTATCAAAATTATTGTAGTGACATCACACGAACAATTCCCTTTGGTCAACCAAGTGATGAAGCTAAAAAGGTATATGACATTGTTAAACATGCAGAAGTGGCAGCAATTAATAATATTAAACCCGGTGTTAAAATAAGTGATATCGACAAAACGGCGCGCCGAATTATTACTGATGCAGGCTATGGCGAGTATTTCCCTCATCGCTTAGGACATGGTTTAGGTTTAGAAGCCCATGAATATCAAGACATTTCCGAAACGAATGATAATTTATTGGAAGAAGGTATGGTGATCACAATAGAGCCTGGTATATATGTTCCAGGTGTTGTGGGGGTTCGAATTGAGGATGATATCCTAGTCACAGCTGATGGCCATCGTTCTTTATCATCTTTTAAAAAATAA
- a CDS encoding metal-dependent hydrolase produces MKLSFHGQSTVYFESNGKSGIIDPFITGNDLSDLDASKLEVDYIILTHGHEDHFGDTIEIAKRTNATVIGTAEVANYLNTAHGIDNVHGMNIGGQWSFDFGELKFVQAFHSSSLMDDQGKPIYLGMPMGVILKLEGKTIYHTGDTGLFSDMKLIADRHPVDVCFVPIGDNFTMGIEDASYAVNTLIQPKITVPIHYDTFPVIKQDPEVFKKAVTHGEVQILKPGECVELS; encoded by the coding sequence ATGAAACTATCTTTTCATGGACAATCAACGGTGTATTTCGAATCAAATGGTAAATCTGGTATCATCGACCCATTTATAACTGGTAATGATTTATCTGATTTAGATGCATCAAAACTCGAAGTGGATTACATTATTTTAACTCACGGTCATGAAGATCATTTTGGCGATACAATTGAAATTGCTAAACGCACCAATGCGACTGTTATTGGAACGGCAGAGGTGGCTAATTATTTAAATACAGCGCATGGAATAGACAATGTTCACGGTATGAATATTGGGGGTCAATGGTCATTCGATTTTGGTGAATTAAAATTCGTACAAGCCTTTCATAGTTCAAGTCTAATGGATGATCAAGGTAAACCAATTTATTTAGGGATGCCGATGGGTGTGATTTTAAAACTTGAAGGCAAAACAATTTATCATACTGGTGATACAGGCTTGTTTAGTGATATGAAACTGATTGCCGATCGACACCCGGTAGATGTTTGTTTTGTTCCTATCGGAGATAATTTTACAATGGGCATAGAAGATGCAAGTTATGCAGTTAACACATTGATTCAACCTAAAATTACTGTTCCTATTCATTACGATACATTTCCAGTTATTAAACAAGATCCTGAAGTTTTTAAAAAAGCAGTGACACATGGAGAGGTTCAAATTCTAAAACCGGGTGAGTGTGTGGAATTGTCTTAA
- a CDS encoding universal stress protein — MHTHILLAVDPDLENVKAIDEVEKLSGPSTIVTLLHVIGEQDVQASVRLGTHVNELKHLRSEKMASTKKRLEAAHIQYEEIIDRGNPKEKIVAYANSGRYEIVVLSNRKAEENKKFVLGSVSHKVAKRAKIPVLIVK, encoded by the coding sequence ATGCATACACATATTTTACTCGCTGTTGATCCAGATTTAGAAAATGTAAAAGCAATAGATGAAGTAGAAAAACTATCTGGACCCTCAACTATTGTCACGTTGCTTCATGTCATCGGCGAACAAGATGTTCAAGCCTCTGTACGTTTAGGTACGCACGTTAATGAATTGAAACATTTACGAAGCGAAAAGATGGCTTCAACGAAAAAACGTTTAGAAGCCGCTCATATCCAATATGAAGAAATCATTGATCGTGGTAATCCTAAAGAAAAAATTGTAGCATATGCAAATAGCGGCCGCTATGAGATTGTTGTATTAAGTAACCGTAAAGCAGAAGAAAATAAAAAATTTGTATTAGGCAGTGTCAGTCACAAAGTGGCAAAACGCGCTAAAATCCCCGTACTCATAGTAAAGTAA
- a CDS encoding DRTGG domain-containing protein, producing the protein MTKHEQIIKHIEKLSIGQKISVRKIAKDLDVSEGTAYRAIKDAGQRGLVATIDRVGTVRIEKKTREQLDVLTFGEIAKIVDGQFIAGRGGQFNSLTKFAIGAMEKENVVNYVSKNTLLIVGNREDVQKAALNKGSAVLITGGFETSQEIKQYADEHDLPIISSNYDTFMVANIINRAMYNQMIKKEILLVEDIVIPIEETSYLFDTMPVKEVSIKAQETGHSRFPIVDSDMKLTGIITSKDILSQSPKAPLSRVMTKPPMSAQLSTTVASCAHSMIWEGIELLPVTDADKTLIGVISREDVLKAMQIAGRQPQVGETINDQVAKHIDIRNNQIHVEITPQLTNQFGTLSKSVSVAIIEETIKYVMRKQKKLEVMIESLNIFYIKTVQIENEIEVLYNILDMGRNFAKLEVTMQSGQQPVATALLMCQLLDN; encoded by the coding sequence ATGACAAAACATGAACAAATTATTAAACACATTGAAAAACTGTCTATTGGTCAAAAGATTTCAGTGCGGAAAATAGCGAAAGATTTAGACGTTTCAGAAGGGACCGCATATCGAGCAATCAAAGATGCTGGCCAACGTGGTCTAGTCGCAACGATTGACCGAGTAGGGACTGTACGTATAGAAAAGAAGACACGTGAACAATTAGACGTCTTAACTTTTGGTGAAATTGCTAAAATTGTCGATGGCCAATTTATTGCTGGACGTGGTGGTCAATTTAATTCACTGACGAAATTTGCTATTGGTGCAATGGAAAAAGAAAATGTAGTGAATTATGTGTCAAAAAACACGTTATTAATTGTTGGGAATAGAGAAGATGTTCAAAAAGCAGCGTTAAATAAAGGTAGTGCTGTTTTAATCACAGGTGGTTTTGAAACGTCTCAAGAAATAAAACAATATGCGGATGAACATGATTTACCAATTATTTCGTCAAATTATGATACGTTTATGGTAGCGAATATTATTAACCGTGCCATGTACAATCAAATGATAAAAAAAGAAATCTTACTTGTTGAAGATATCGTGATTCCAATTGAAGAAACGTCTTACTTATTTGATACAATGCCTGTGAAAGAAGTCAGTATAAAAGCACAAGAAACAGGGCATTCACGTTTTCCAATTGTTGATAGTGATATGAAACTGACAGGCATTATTACGAGTAAAGATATTTTAAGTCAATCTCCTAAAGCCCCATTAAGTCGTGTAATGACAAAGCCACCGATGAGTGCGCAGTTAAGTACAACAGTAGCAAGTTGTGCGCACTCAATGATTTGGGAAGGTATAGAGTTACTTCCTGTGACTGACGCAGATAAAACATTGATTGGCGTTATTTCTCGAGAAGACGTTTTAAAAGCGATGCAAATTGCAGGACGACAACCACAAGTTGGGGAAACGATCAATGATCAAGTTGCGAAACATATTGATATTCGTAATAACCAAATTCATGTAGAAATTACGCCTCAACTTACCAATCAATTTGGTACATTAAGTAAATCTGTATCCGTTGCGATTATTGAAGAAACGATAAAATATGTTATGCGTAAACAAAAGAAACTTGAAGTGATGATAGAGAGCTTAAATATTTTTTACATTAAGACTGTTCAAATAGAAAATGAAATAGAAGTGCTATACAATATATTAGATATGGGAAGAAATTTCGCGAAACTCGAAGTAACGATGCAAAGCGGACAGCAGCCTGTGGCGACTGCGTTATTGATGTGTCAATTACTTGATAATTAA
- a CDS encoding DHH family phosphoesterase, with translation MTKFEEIQSKINEYETIIIHRHVRPDPDALGSQTGLQKYIQAKYPNKQVYCVGENEPTLSVFGEMDIVRDDMYKNALVIVCDTANAPRIDDDRFHLGAFLIKIDHHPPVDQYGTINYVDTEASSTSEIIYTMIEAANDLQYINKAIASALYLGIVGDTGRFLFNNTKPKTMHATATLLEQNIDHHALLNKMAEKEPYLLAFQGYVLQHFELDNDGFCKVRITKDVLESHHIAPNEASLFVNSIAEIKGLKIWVFAVDEGEDIRCRIRSKEIVINDVAEQFGGGGHPNASGVSVESWDMFDALTQALKAKLK, from the coding sequence ATGACTAAATTTGAAGAGATTCAATCAAAAATAAACGAATATGAGACGATTATTATACACCGACACGTGAGACCTGATCCAGATGCATTAGGATCACAAACGGGATTACAAAAATATATTCAAGCAAAATATCCTAATAAACAAGTGTATTGCGTAGGCGAGAATGAACCTACGTTATCTGTTTTTGGTGAAATGGATATCGTTCGTGATGATATGTATAAAAACGCATTAGTAATTGTATGTGATACTGCTAACGCACCGAGAATAGATGATGATCGCTTTCATTTAGGTGCATTTCTCATTAAAATTGATCATCATCCTCCTGTTGATCAATATGGCACCATCAATTATGTAGACACGGAGGCATCATCTACAAGTGAAATCATTTATACGATGATTGAAGCAGCGAATGATTTACAATATATCAACAAAGCGATTGCAAGTGCTTTATATCTAGGAATTGTGGGGGATACGGGACGCTTTTTATTTAACAATACGAAGCCTAAAACTATGCATGCCACAGCGACGTTGTTAGAACAAAACATAGACCACCATGCATTACTCAATAAAATGGCGGAAAAAGAACCCTATTTACTTGCGTTTCAAGGATATGTATTACAACATTTTGAGTTGGATAATGACGGGTTTTGTAAGGTTCGTATTACAAAAGATGTACTTGAATCCCATCATATTGCGCCAAATGAAGCGTCACTTTTTGTGAATAGTATCGCTGAAATTAAAGGTTTGAAAATTTGGGTTTTCGCTGTAGATGAAGGGGAGGACATTCGTTGCCGTATTCGTTCTAAAGAAATCGTAATTAACGATGTTGCTGAACAATTCGGTGGTGGTGGACACCCGAATGCTTCAGGTGTTTCAGTAGAAAGTTGGGACATGTTTGATGCCTTAACTCAGGCATTGAAAGCGAAATTAAAATAG
- a CDS encoding DNA polymerase III subunit alpha translates to MVAHLNIHSSYDLLNSSIRIERIVEKAKQDGYTAIALTDLNVMYGIPQFYDACTKADIKPILGLTVFVTDGLLEKELVLLAKNNEGLKRLYKLSSDINLSKEMRVSLHDLKHYTADTVAIFKHMDENVASWFDALAASSTVYTDHHSTIDHIAKTWIDAAYYETSNDGDTVEVLGAIRDNSKLNLMDIGHETERHFKSITTVKSMNLPEEWLLATETIANVCKAKLDYHQSLLPAFQTPQNMTADAYLWQQLQQALSRRQLTTQVYQERLKHEFQTIKKMGYSDYFLIVSDLINFAKQNGVMVGPGRGSSAGSLVSYLLNITTIDPLKYDLLFERFLNPERVTMPDIDIDFEDTQREKVIQYVQEKYGSYRVAGIVTFGHLLAKAVARDVGRVMGFDESTLSEASKLIPSKLGITLDDAYQSEAFQQFVHRNHRHEQWFEMCKKLEGLPRNTSTHAAGVIVNDQPLFQTIPLMQGDTGILTQWTMTEAERIGLLKIDFLGLRNLTIIHQVVKQVQHHLGIKIDIEAIPFNDKGVFDLLSKGETTGIFQLESEGVRRVLQKLKPQHFEDIVAVTSLYRPGPMEEIPTYIKRRHEPYTVEYLHPDLEPILKKTYGVIVYQEQIMQIASQFAGFSYGEADILRRAMSKKNRAVLENERQHFIEGAEKKGYQRALSEQIFDLILKFADYGFPRAHAVSYSKIAYIMTYLKVHYAPYFYANILSNVIGNETKTALMIHEAKQQHIEINGPHINYSQWRYRTYKNQIYISLGAIKGVGYQSVQMIVKERQENGPYKNLFDFCQRIPGRVRSRRLLEALILSGAMDCFNKNRATLLQSIDKVSDFQSELDQTFLEAFSTTKQAYEETEEMPDQQISNYEKQYLGFYVSKHPAEKAFENKQYLGVYPLTTQVHHEPMLVMIEDIKVIRTKKGQQMAFVVLNDGVRQRDGVIFPNVYQTLESYIHLHQFYVVEGKFERRNNKIQLVINTIKTLEQFEKDKLAATRKIVIREKLSDDIKQYITSPELHARQKNDINIVFFDSNTNNAINIGFMSAEHLRIFVNAISPKNIRLL, encoded by the coding sequence ATGGTTGCACATTTAAATATTCATTCATCATATGATTTGCTTAATTCAAGTATTCGGATTGAACGTATTGTTGAGAAAGCAAAGCAAGATGGCTACACAGCCATTGCACTTACCGACCTAAATGTCATGTATGGTATACCACAATTTTATGATGCATGTACAAAAGCAGATATAAAACCTATTTTGGGGCTTACAGTATTTGTGACCGATGGATTATTAGAAAAAGAATTAGTATTGTTAGCTAAAAACAATGAAGGGCTAAAAAGACTCTATAAATTATCATCAGATATTAATTTGAGTAAAGAAATGCGCGTCTCTTTACACGACTTAAAACATTATACTGCCGATACAGTAGCTATATTTAAACATATGGATGAAAATGTTGCATCATGGTTTGATGCATTAGCTGCTTCTTCAACAGTATATACTGACCATCATTCGACGATTGACCATATTGCGAAAACTTGGATTGATGCTGCTTATTATGAAACATCAAATGATGGTGATACTGTAGAAGTATTAGGTGCGATTCGTGACAATTCAAAGTTAAACCTTATGGACATTGGACATGAGACAGAACGACATTTCAAATCGATAACAACAGTAAAATCAATGAATTTGCCAGAGGAATGGTTGTTAGCGACAGAGACAATAGCAAACGTATGTAAGGCAAAACTCGACTACCATCAATCTTTATTACCTGCATTTCAAACACCGCAAAATATGACTGCTGACGCATATTTATGGCAGCAATTACAACAAGCGTTGTCGCGTCGACAACTTACCACTCAAGTGTATCAAGAGCGTTTGAAACATGAATTTCAAACAATCAAAAAAATGGGATACAGTGATTATTTCTTAATCGTTAGTGACCTTATCAACTTTGCTAAACAAAATGGTGTCATGGTCGGGCCAGGTCGTGGCTCTTCAGCTGGGTCCTTAGTGAGCTATTTATTAAACATTACGACTATTGATCCTCTAAAATATGATTTGCTTTTTGAACGATTTTTAAATCCTGAACGAGTGACAATGCCGGATATTGATATAGATTTTGAAGATACACAACGAGAAAAAGTGATTCAATATGTTCAAGAAAAGTATGGCAGTTATAGAGTAGCTGGTATTGTCACATTCGGACATCTTCTTGCGAAAGCAGTTGCACGTGATGTTGGTCGTGTTATGGGGTTTGATGAATCAACATTAAGTGAAGCTTCTAAGTTAATTCCGAGTAAACTTGGGATCACTTTAGATGATGCATATCAGTCCGAAGCATTTCAGCAATTTGTACATCGTAATCATCGACATGAACAATGGTTTGAAATGTGCAAAAAACTGGAAGGCTTGCCGAGAAATACTTCCACACATGCTGCTGGGGTAATAGTAAATGATCAACCTTTGTTTCAAACAATCCCGCTTATGCAAGGTGATACGGGCATATTAACCCAATGGACGATGACAGAAGCTGAACGCATTGGTTTATTGAAAATTGATTTTTTAGGGTTAAGAAATTTAACGATTATTCATCAAGTTGTGAAACAAGTGCAGCATCATTTAGGAATTAAAATCGATATTGAAGCCATTCCATTTAATGATAAAGGTGTATTTGATTTGTTGTCTAAAGGTGAAACTACGGGGATTTTTCAACTAGAATCTGAAGGTGTGCGCCGGGTATTACAAAAATTAAAACCTCAGCATTTTGAAGATATTGTTGCCGTGACGTCTTTATATAGACCTGGACCAATGGAAGAAATCCCGACATATATTAAGCGGCGTCATGAACCCTATACTGTTGAATATTTACATCCTGACCTTGAACCTATATTAAAGAAAACATATGGCGTCATTGTTTACCAAGAACAAATCATGCAAATCGCAAGTCAATTTGCTGGATTTAGCTATGGAGAAGCGGATATTTTAAGGCGCGCGATGAGTAAGAAAAATAGAGCTGTACTTGAAAATGAACGACAGCATTTTATAGAAGGTGCTGAGAAAAAAGGCTACCAACGTGCATTAAGTGAACAAATTTTCGATTTAATATTAAAGTTTGCTGATTATGGTTTTCCACGTGCACATGCTGTCAGCTATTCAAAAATAGCTTATATCATGACGTATTTGAAAGTGCATTATGCGCCATATTTCTATGCGAATATATTAAGTAATGTGATAGGTAATGAGACCAAGACAGCACTTATGATTCATGAGGCAAAGCAACAACATATTGAGATAAATGGGCCACACATCAACTATAGTCAATGGCGCTACCGGACATATAAAAATCAAATATATATTTCTTTAGGTGCAATCAAAGGCGTGGGATATCAGAGTGTACAAATGATTGTTAAAGAACGTCAAGAAAATGGGCCATATAAAAACTTATTCGATTTTTGCCAGAGAATTCCTGGAAGGGTTCGTTCAAGACGATTGCTTGAAGCGTTAATTTTATCTGGAGCAATGGATTGTTTTAATAAAAATAGGGCAACGCTTTTACAATCGATTGACAAAGTCAGTGATTTTCAATCAGAGTTAGATCAAACGTTTCTAGAGGCTTTTTCTACAACGAAACAAGCATATGAGGAAACTGAAGAAATGCCAGACCAACAAATATCTAATTATGAAAAACAGTATTTAGGATTTTATGTGTCGAAACATCCTGCCGAAAAAGCATTTGAAAACAAACAGTATTTGGGTGTGTACCCTTTAACAACACAGGTACATCATGAACCTATGCTCGTCATGATAGAAGATATTAAAGTAATACGCACAAAAAAAGGACAACAGATGGCTTTTGTCGTGTTAAATGATGGTGTTCGGCAACGAGATGGTGTCATTTTCCCGAATGTATACCAAACATTAGAATCTTACATACATTTGCATCAATTTTATGTGGTTGAAGGAAAATTTGAACGTCGTAACAATAAAATTCAACTGGTGATCAACACGATTAAAACACTAGAGCAATTTGAAAAAGATAAACTGGCAGCGACACGAAAAATTGTTATTAGAGAAAAATTAAGTGATGATATTAAGCAATATATTACTTCGCCTGAATTACATGCTAGGCAAAAAAATGATATTAATATAGTGTTTTTTGATAGTAATACGAACAATGCCATTAACATTGGATTTATGTCAGCAGAACATCTCCGCATATTTGTTAACGCAATTAGTCCGAAAAATATAAGATTATTATAA
- a CDS encoding NAD(P)-dependent malic enzyme: MSLRDDALQMHKENQGKLGVAPKVKVTNKEELSLAYSPGVAEPCKDIHERPESVYDYTMKSNTVAVISDGTAVLGLGNIGAEASIPVMEGKAVLFKSFSGVDGIPLSLSTTDTEEIIRTVKLLEPNFGGINLEDISAPRCFEIEERLKKETKIPVFHDDQHGTAIVTMAGLMNALRIVNKDIANIRVVLNGAGAAGIAIVKLLYSYGVRNMVMCDSQGAIYEGRPHGMNPTKDFVAKWTNKDKIDGKLADVIQGADVFIGVSVANILTEEMVKTMADDPIIFAMANPNPEITPKLAKAAGAKVIGTGRSDYPNQINNVLAFPGIFRGALDVRATHINEKMKQAAVKAIASLVSEEELNVDYVIPGPFDKRVAPSVAREVAKAAMESGVARIDVDPEDIYQKTLTLTDLK, from the coding sequence ATGTCTTTAAGAGACGATGCTTTACAAATGCATAAAGAAAACCAAGGGAAATTAGGTGTGGCACCGAAAGTCAAAGTAACAAATAAAGAAGAATTAAGTTTAGCTTATTCTCCTGGTGTAGCAGAACCTTGTAAGGATATCCATGAACGTCCTGAAAGTGTTTATGATTATACTATGAAAAGTAACACAGTGGCCGTAATATCTGATGGTACAGCTGTATTAGGATTAGGGAATATAGGTGCTGAAGCAAGTATCCCTGTGATGGAAGGTAAAGCTGTTTTATTTAAGAGTTTTTCTGGTGTAGATGGCATTCCGTTATCACTTTCAACAACAGATACTGAAGAAATTATACGTACAGTTAAGCTTCTTGAACCTAATTTTGGTGGCATCAATTTAGAAGATATTTCAGCTCCGCGCTGTTTTGAAATTGAAGAAAGATTAAAAAAAGAAACAAAAATCCCAGTCTTTCACGATGACCAACACGGAACAGCTATAGTAACGATGGCAGGTTTGATGAATGCGCTACGAATCGTCAATAAAGATATTGCTAATATTCGCGTTGTTTTAAATGGTGCTGGTGCAGCGGGTATCGCGATTGTAAAGCTATTATATTCATATGGCGTGAGAAATATGGTGATGTGTGATTCACAAGGGGCTATCTATGAAGGACGTCCACATGGTATGAATCCCACAAAAGATTTTGTAGCAAAATGGACGAATAAAGACAAAATTGATGGTAAATTAGCAGACGTTATACAAGGTGCTGATGTTTTTATCGGTGTATCAGTAGCTAACATTTTAACAGAAGAAATGGTTAAAACGATGGCGGATGATCCTATTATTTTTGCGATGGCTAATCCGAATCCTGAAATCACACCGAAATTAGCAAAAGCTGCTGGCGCAAAAGTCATCGGAACAGGACGGTCTGATTACCCAAATCAAATTAATAATGTGTTGGCTTTTCCGGGTATCTTTAGAGGGGCATTGGATGTACGTGCAACGCACATTAACGAAAAGATGAAACAAGCTGCAGTTAAAGCAATTGCGAGTCTGGTTTCTGAGGAAGAACTCAATGTGGATTATGTCATTCCAGGACCTTTTGATAAACGAGTTGCGCCATCCGTGGCAAGAGAAGTAGCAAAAGCAGCTATGGAGTCAGGTGTAGCACGTATCGATGTTGATCCGGAAGATATCTATCAAAAAACGTTAACATTAACTGACCTTAAATAA
- the accD gene encoding acetyl-CoA carboxylase, carboxyltransferase subunit beta, which yields MFKDFFNRNSKKKKYVTVQDSKQNDVPEGIMTKCPNCKKIMYTKELTENLNVCFNCDHHIPLSAHSRIEAISDEGSFIEFDKGMTSANPLNFPGYEEKVEKDQAKTGLNEAVVTGTAKINGIEFGVGVMDSRFRMGSMGSVVGEKICRVVDYCTEHRLPFVLFTASGGARMQEGIISLMQMAKTSVSLEKHSEAGLLFISYMTHPTTGGVSASFASVGDINLAEPKALIGFAGRRVIEQTINEKLPDDFQTAEFLLEHGQLDKVVHRSEMKQTLAQLLEMHCEVKS from the coding sequence ATGTTTAAAGATTTTTTCAATCGAAATTCAAAAAAGAAAAAATATGTGACAGTTCAAGATTCGAAGCAAAATGATGTTCCTGAAGGTATTATGACAAAATGTCCAAATTGTAAAAAAATTATGTACACAAAGGAACTTACTGAGAATTTGAACGTGTGTTTCAATTGTGACCACCATATCCCTTTATCTGCGCATAGTCGTATTGAGGCGATTTCAGATGAAGGTTCATTCATTGAATTTGACAAGGGAATGACTTCGGCCAATCCATTAAACTTTCCAGGTTATGAAGAAAAAGTAGAAAAAGATCAAGCTAAAACAGGTTTGAATGAAGCGGTTGTGACAGGTACGGCTAAAATCAATGGCATCGAATTTGGTGTTGGTGTTATGGATTCTCGCTTTAGAATGGGAAGTATGGGATCTGTCGTAGGTGAAAAAATTTGCAGAGTTGTGGATTATTGTACAGAACATCGTTTACCATTCGTTTTATTTACTGCTTCAGGTGGGGCGAGAATGCAAGAAGGTATTATTTCATTGATGCAAATGGCAAAAACAAGTGTTTCTTTAGAGAAACATTCAGAAGCAGGTCTTCTATTTATTTCATATATGACACACCCGACAACGGGTGGTGTATCAGCAAGCTTTGCATCTGTAGGAGATATTAATTTAGCTGAACCTAAAGCGCTAATAGGCTTTGCTGGTCGTCGTGTTATTGAACAAACGATAAACGAAAAATTACCAGATGATTTCCAAACTGCAGAATTTTTACTTGAACATGGTCAACTTGATAAAGTCGTGCATCGAAGTGAAATGAAACAAACATTAGCGCAATTATTGGAGATGCATTGTGAGGTGAAATCGTAA